TCGAGCAAGGCCTCGCGGCTAAGCTCTGTGGTGTGGAAGCAGGTCAGCCCTCCAATTGCCCCGAATTTGCCAGCACCGGGATAGCTGGCCCCCGGTCTCCCCTTGTGGCCGTCGGAATTGCAGACAACGCCAACCCGATAGCCAAGCTTCAATGCATCATGCAGCAGCCATTCGAAACTGCCCCATGAGGAATGCACCTCAACCGATTTCTCGAACCGCCCGTCATGGGCGACACCGATATCGGCATAGCGCCCGCCGCAGTGGGCATAGCAGACCACGTCGGCCTCGTTGTCGGCGGCAAAAGCCTCGAACAGCTCGCCTGCCGTGGTACAATCATTGTGTGCGGTCTTCCGATCCGGGATCAGCGCATGAGAGGAGCGGCGGATCGTGCGGCCCTCATTGGGGAAGAACACGTTGCGGTCACCGCCAAGCGCAGTATTGCCCGACCATTCATAACCAGGCATGGCAACGAACTCGCCGGGCTTGTCAAACTCTGCCGTGATGCGATTGAGTTCGTCCCAGAATTCGTCGGTGATCTGGAAGTCATTGCCCTGATGACCACAGGCATCGACCCACGCCCTGTCCCGTGCAAAGGCGAAATATTCAGTCGCGCTGTTGGTGCCGATGGTCTCTTCCGACTGGCCATGAAGATCGGCCCAGAAATGTGCCAGCTCGGTCTCTTTGGTGATCAGCGGATTGGTGCTGGCAAGGAGAGCGCCCTCCGCATCCTTCACATGGACCAGAACCCGGCTCTCGTCCTTGACGTGGAGATCGGGAATGGTGACACCGAACACACCTTCAACCAGATCGACAGTAGCAGGAAGGCCAATGATATCGCCTTCGGCCTCAAGAGTCAGGGTCTTTGATACCCGGTCGGTCGGGTTGCCCCATTTGTCTTCGCCCTTGATGCGCAGGGAGAACGTCTCGCCCGGACGACGCAAGGTCGGCATGACGGCGGCATAGGTCGCAGCCGGACCGGGAACGATGGCAATCTTTGGCTGAACTGGCAGGGTCTGGAAGTTGAACGTCGCAATCGGATCGACCAGCACGCGGAACTCGAACGTCTCCTCACAAAAGGTCTGCAGCCGCATCCCCGGACCGCCATGATCGGTCACGCCAAAGCGGATGGTGATCTGGTCGCCTTCCTCAAGGAAGCCGTTGACGACCTTAATCCAGAGCGTGCGATCCCATGGCCGGACATTGCTCTTGGGGTCCCAGCGAACCTGCAGCACCGCGCCATTGGAGGCCTCGACCGTGCAATAGTTGGCTCCGGCCGGGTCATCGAACTGCGGGTTGCCCTGATCGGAGGCAAACCGGAACACCACGCGCAGGCTGCCCGAGTCATCGATGCCAAAGGTGCCTGCCGTATAGACGAGGGTGAAGGAGGCATAGGATCCGGCTTCAAAAGATCCAGCCGGTGTAATTTCGGCGGACCCGAGCTGGCTGGTGGCGATCGGCGCGAGGATCACACCGCTTGTCATGTCTTCCCATGGGCGCAGGTCGGACGCACTTTCATTGACAGGTTCAGTCATATCTCACCTTCATTCAGTCTTGAATTTTCAAATAGCGGGCGGCCGGTCCTAGCCAAACAACTGGACAAGGAACAGGGAAACCGGCGGGAAATAGGTAATGATCAGCAGGTCGATCAGCAGCACCAGAATATAGGGCCAGATCATCGTCACGATCCGCTCGATGGGCACCTTGGTGATAGCCGAGGCAATGAACAGATCCACCCCGAGCGGCGGCGTCACGGTGCCAATCGACAGGTTGACCGAGACGATAATGCCGAACAGCACCGGATCGATGCCGAAGCTCATGGCGGCGGGGTAAAGAATGGACGTGAAGATCACGATGGCCGCAGCCGCATTCATGATGCAGCCAACGAACAGCAGGAACAGGTTGACGAGCAGCAGGTAGAGCGTCGCATTGCCCGAGACATCAGCGAGATAGGCCGAAATGCTCTGCGGGATCTGGTTGATGGTGATGAGCCAAGCAAAAACCCCGGCGCAGTTCATGATCAACATCACCACTGCGGAGGACAGCACCGCCTTGTGAAAGGCCTTCCAAAGGTCCCTGATGGTCAGCTCACGATAGAGGAACCCGACAGCAAGACCATAGAGCACGGCAACGATGGCCGCCTCGGTCGGCGTGAAGACACCACCATAGATGCCCGAAAGAATGATGACTGGCATCAGCAGCGGCAGAAGCGCCGCCTTGAAGCTGCTCCAGATGCCCGGCAGCCCCTGAAATTCGGAGCGCTCGATATGCTGACGACGGCAGAGGAACCAGTTGAGCAGCAACATGCTGATGCAGATGACGATCCCCGGCAGCAATCCGGCAAGGAACAGATCGGCAATCGAAATGCCGGTCACGACGCCATAGAGGATCAGCAGGATGCTGGGCGGGATGATCATGCCCGTGACCCCGGCCGCCGCAATCGTCGCCGCCGTGTAATGTGGCTTATAGCCCTTCTCTTCCATCGGCTGGTTCATGATCCCGCCGATGGCCGCGACCGTTGCCGCGTTTGATCCAGACAGGGCTGCAAAGAAGCTCGAGCCAAGAATGGCGACGGCTCCCAAGCCCCCTGTCAGGTGCCCCACGAGCGCACCTGCAAAATTGACCAGTCGCCGCGACATACCGCCAGTCGACATGATCTCACCGGCCAGAATGAAGAAAGGAATTGCCAGAAGCGGGAAGGAATTGTTGGTCGACAACATGCGCTGCGCCGCGATCTCCAGATCGATCCCGCTCAACAGAAGTCCAATCACGCTCGACAGCCCCAGCGCAATCGCAATGGGTGCACGCAACAGCATGAGCACGATAAGAGAAATGAAAATTGCCGCCGTGGTCATCTTAGCAACCCTTTAGAATAGCGATATGAGGAGACCGTCACTAACCTTCGGCGATCAGTTCGGACACAGGCGTGCGCAGCTCTTTGAGAATAAGCTCAAGCGTGAACAGGATAAGGAAGGCCATTCCCACGGGGATCGCGCCGTAAACCCAGGACATGGAGACCTCGAGAGCTGGCGAGATCTGCGCCTGCACCCGCATGGTCAGCTTGAGGCCATAGAAGAACATGGCCGCAAAAAAGAAGACGCTCGAAAGAGACGCGAGCAGCAGTGCCACGCGCTTGAGACCATCCGGCAGATATTTCACGAGAACCCCGATGGCGGCATGCTGGCCTCTGCGCAAGGCAACGGACGAGCCAAGAAAGATCATCCAGATGAAGAGGTAGCGGATGAGTTCGTCCGGAAAGGCCAGCGAACTCTCGATGATGAAGCGGAAGACCACGGTCGCCACGCCAAGAACAAACATGGCGAAGAAACACAGGATGCACACCGCCGACAGGGCTTTTTCCAAGAGGTCAAGAAATCTGGATGGGCTTTTCATATCCACTCTCCCTGCCGACGGCGTGGCTCGTTTCAGTTATTTGGTTTCAACAACAGATTTGATCAGGTCAGCACCGATCTTGTCGCGATACTCGTCCCAGACCGGCTCCATGGCTTTCTGGAAAGCTCCGGCCTGTTCCGGCGTCAAACGCGTGACGGTCATGCCGCCCTTTTCCATCTCGTCAAGATACTTGGCTTCAACTGCGTTCAGTTCCTTGCGTTCCCAGTCCTGGGTCTCGATGGCGGTTTCCTTGAACAGGGTCTTCACCTCGTCCGGCAGTCCACCCCACATCTTGTCGTCGGCGAGGAACATGATGCCTGCCCACTGGTGACGGGACAGGGTGATGAAGTCCTGCACCTTGTCGAAGCCGAAGGCCTTGACGTTACCGACCGGGTTGTCCTGACCGTCAACTGTTCCCTGCTGCAGGCCCGTGAAGACCTCGGAGAGAGCCATCGGGGTCGGGTTGGCACCCAGCGCCTTGAAGGTGGCAACGTTCAGCGGGTTGTTGACTACGCGGAACTTGATGCCCTTCATGTCATCGGGCTTTTCAATCTTGGTCTTGGCCGTGGTGATGGTGCGGAACCCACTCTCATACATGGCAAGGGTGCGAATGCCGGTCTTTGCGAGCATGTCCGCATAAAGAGCTTCGCCGACAGGACCATCGGACACCGCATAGGCGTGTTCGCTGTCACGGAACAGGAACGGCAGATAGAAGATATCAAGCGGCGGATAGAAGCTTGCCACGTTGGTGGTTGGCACCAGAGCAAAGTTCACAACACCGATCTGGATGGCTTCAACAAGCTCGCGCGAGGAACCGATGGTGCTGTTCGGAAAGACCTGAACCGTGATCTTGCCACCACTCTTCTCGGCAACCAGATCAGCGAATTTCTGCGCACCCTGTGCCAGCGGATGGGTTTCATTGTAGGGATGGCCGAACTTGAGGCTCATTTCCGGCATATCCTGAGCCGATGCGGCACCGGCAGAAAGAAGACCGACGGACAACACGGCGGCTGCAGTTCGGACTGTCTTGGCAAATCCACGCCCCAAGCGACGCGGGAAATTGGACATCAAATGCATAGGTTTAAGCTCCTGTCTCTGGATCAGATTGCCGCTTTCAAGCAAGCATTTTAGGATTTGATGAGCTTTGCCGCCCATTCTAATGATTTGTGTCGTCTGCCAGAGCCCGCGGGGGCAGGCTCCCGAAAAAGCCTAAATGACTTCGTTTGGTTCAAAAATCTCGTGTTCCGTCGCAGGGACAATTTCGAGCACCCTGTCGCTAGGCGGGACAAAAACCCGCTGCCAGGTAATCGGTTGATCGCGATAGCTCATGCCGCAAATGGTCCAGACGATGCCGAACTGCCCCGGCAGGACATTGAGTTGCCGGGAAACGCGCGGCGGCAGGATCTGACAAGCCATGGTCTGGCGCGTGTTGAGGGTCGGCGCATTGAAGCGTTCGGCCAGCATGTCGCGAAAGGAAACACCGTTGAGAACGGTCTGACTCATCTTGGCGAGCGCAGAAAAGCGGTCAGCGGGAAGATAGATCTCGCTGAACACCTCAAATTCGTCATTCACATGCACCAAGCGATGGATATGGACAAACTCACCGTCCGGCGTACCGAAGAACTGGCTCCACGGCCCGCTCTCCTTCGTCAGTTCGACACCGATGATGTTGAAATCCACCGGGAGCAGCTTGGTCCCGCCTTCAGCCATAAAACGAAAATGCCGCAGCTGACCTTCCTGAGCGCGGGCACCGGTCACGAAGGTGCCGCGACCATGATGGCGCTCGACCACGCCCATATGCACGAGGCTGCGCAGCGCCCGCTGGATCGTGCCGAGACTGGCGCCCAGCTCTGAGGCCAACTGGTCTTCCGCAGGCAATTGCTCACCCGGCATCCAGCGCCCGGCTTCAATCGCGCTCAGGATCTGCTCGGAGATCTGACGATGCTTCGCCTTGTGCGAGCCCGCCTCGTTGCTGTCGACTGGAACCAGTTTGCGCTTGACCATTCCCGATCCTTCTCAAGGGTCCTGTCTAGGACTTATGCCCAAGACGCTATGGAAGAGCAAAATTTCTGTCAAGTCCTATAGATGAATTTCGCCGACTTGGCGTCACTATGAGCAGCAAGATCAAAAATTCAGCGCAAATTCTCTCCCTTTTGTCCAGATTCTAGGCAGCGCAGTCGAACCAACATTGCTGGATTCTTGATATAGAACCATTCAAAATCGAAGAAAATGGGCAATTTTCGGAAACAGACGAGGGAGCAAGCAGAAAGAAGCACCCTGCGCTCACGACCCGCAGACGTCATCTGGTTTACTGTCTCGAGTGTTTGACGACTTTTCAACTCCTATAGAGGACTTGAAAGGAGCGACAAAAAAGGCACCGCCAGACCAAAAGTCGGCAGTGCCTTTCAAGAGGGCTATCAGCCCGTGGAATTCACCTTCTCGCGCAACGATCACCGCATGAAGCTGATCTGTTCGTTGTTCACTTCATAGCTCGGCATGGCCTGCAACTCGTCCTCCGTGAAAGGCGTGTAGACATGCAGCGCACCGGCCGCATCGGCATAGACGGTCAACTGCGCAGCCCCCATTTCAACGGGCTTCGCACCGATCCCGAGAAAACCGCCCACATCGACAATGTAGGAGCGGATTTTCTGATCCGGTGTCAGAATGACGTCACCGATCTCACCAATGGCATCCAGCTCACCTTCAGCCTTGCCATAGACTGGCGTGCCAATCAGACGATCTGCACTGAGGTTGCTCTGATCGATGACGAGCATGTTGGCATCCTGCATCATCGTCACGCCCTCGCGGTTGAATTCCGGAGCCTTCTCCAGATCCTCACGGGAGGAGGCCAGCACCAGATGCGGCTCACCATCCCAGGCGCGCCACTGAAGACGCTGAAAATCCACCGCGACATCCTTCTCGCCAAGGCCAATGAAACCACCAACACCAACCACCGCAGCCTGGGCGATCCCATCACCGTTCATCACGATATCATTGATATCGCCGATCAGCTCCGGCTCACCTCCGGCCTCTTTCGCACTGGAATAGACAGCCTCACCCAGCAACCCGCTGGCGAGTACCTGACCGGGCTGAGCGGAAAGATATCCGTTCCGGCTGACCGTTGCATCAGGCGACACCTTGGAAGAAAAGATATGGAACGTCAGCTCTGCATTGGCTTTTTCAGCAGCAGTCTGATCGGCAGTCTCGGCGGCCATCGCACCCGTCGAAAGCATCGCAATCATCGCAGTCGTTGCAATCAGCTTGGTCTTCATTTGGGTTTCTCCTGCTCTTTTGTTATTTCAACTTGAAGGTCTGAAATAATGTCTGATGTGAGAAGGTATGTTTCTCACAGATCAGGAGAAAAACGAGACAGCGCGGAAATAGTTCCCGATTTTTACAATTCAAGTGAAAGTACAAATCGAAAAAGAGACATCAGGATGCATTCATTGGCAGAGAAAACCGCACGATTGCGCCGGTTGGATCAAACCGGACGCTGACTTCACTGCCGATAATCTTGTCGAGACTATGCTTGATGAGGATCGAGCCAAATCCCTGCCGGTGCGCTTCCTGCAACACGGGGCCGCCCTGTTCGGTCCAGACAATGATAAGACACGCAGTCGCCCCCGACCCTTGTTGAGACATGGCGATCTTCAACCGACCCTCTCGCATCGACAGGGCACCGTAGCGCATGGCATTGGTTGCCAACTCATGCACCGCAAGCCCCAACGCGATGGCCGTGTCCGCATCAACCGAGAAGCTGGGCCCCTCAATGAGCACCTGCTCGTCGAAATGACTGGAATAGGGTTTGATCTGGGTCCTGAGCAGGTTCGACAGTTCGATGTCATCCCATTCCTGATCCGACAACAGACCGTGCGATGTGGCCAGAGCCTGCAGGCGACCGGAGAAGGCCCGCGTGAAGCCCTCCGGTGTCTGCGAATGACGCAGGGTCTGCCCGGCCAGAGACTGCAGGATCGCGAGCATGTTCTTGACCCGGTGATTGACCTCGCGGAGCAGCAGGCGCATTTTCGCCTCGGACTGCTTGGAATTGGTCAGATCGATGACCACACCGAGCAACTTACTCGGCTTGCCCTCATCATCACTTTCGAGCACATGGCAAAGAGCCAGCAGATAGCGGCCCGTTGAACGGACACGGAATTCGAACGACACATCCTCGTCGCTGCTCAGCATCTGATCCATAGTCTCGCGAACACCGCGCACATCATTTATATCAATCTGTCGCAGCAACTGCCGGGTCGAAATCTGGGAAACGCCTTCGAGATCCAGAAATTCCCGCGAAAGCTCGTCGCATTCAATCATGGCAGCATCCCGGTCCCAGCTGAAGGTCGCGATCCCTCCAGCCTTGAGTGCCAGCGCATAACGCACGTTGGCGCGCGAGAGATGCAGCTCGGCCATGGCATTGTTGCGGGCCGACCGCTTCAACTCGAACAAAGAGCCAAGAAGCAACGCCTGCGCCAGCAAATCCTTACTCATCGCGCTTTCGGCTTCATCATCGGACGGCTCCTCAACGCCGATCAGACACAGGCTGCCCAGCAACTGGCTGCCAACACGAACCGGAACGCCCCTGACATAGACCGGCACAGCTTCTTCGACCCCTTTGCCATCCGCCGACAGAAGCATGGGTCCTGAAAAGCCCTCAAGGCATCGTCGGGCAAGCGCATCACAGGCTTCGACTTCCGGCAAAAGCTCTCCGGTAGACGCCTGATAATGGACCTCGGTCCTGCCGATAATCGCAACAAAAACGGCATCGGCAGAAAACTTGGTCTGTATCAGATCGATTACGGTGTCGAAATCGGGATCGGAAGACACGCCAAGCCCCGCAATCTGCTTCACAGTGCGGAGCCGGGCTTCATCCTCGATCAAGGAGATCAGATCTTCATTCAAAACGTCTGGGTTGGTCATTGTCTGTCTGAACGAACTCGTGTTGTACGCAAATTGGAACGCTAGGCTACGGCTGCCTCGCCATGCCTTGCCGCGACTGCCTCAAGAGCATCATCGTCGAGGATGAGCTGCCGATGTGGAAAGGGGATGGGAATATCCGCAGCATCGAGCGCCTCCTTGACTTTCTGCAGCATTTCCAGCTTGGCCCCATAGACATCATCGGTCGTGGTCCACCAGCGAAGGCGCAGGTTGACCGAGGAATCCGCCAGATCGGAGACACCGATATCCGGCCCCTTCTCGGAGGACACGCCCTTCACTTTCTTGGCGACCTCAAGGATCACGTTCTTGGCCTTTTCGATATCCGCGTCATAGGAAATACCGAATTCATAATCACTGCGGATCATCGGATCGCGCGTCATGACTGTCAGCGAATTGGTAAAAATCTCACCATTGGGAATAGAAATATCGCGCCCGTCAAAGGTCTTGATCCAAGTCGAGCGAGTGGAGATCTCCTTCACGATCCCCTCGTGATTGCCAAACTTCACCCAGTCACCTTCAAAGAAGGGCTGGCGCAGCAGCAGCAACAGACCTGCGAGGAAATTTTGCAAGATGTCACGGAAAGCAAAACCGATGGCAACCGAACCAACGCCCAGAACCTGCAACAACTCCGCAGCCCCGATGCTCGGCGCAACGATTGCGACAGAAAACAGAAGCCCGGCAAAAATCGTCAGCGTGTAGGCGATCCGGCTAAGAGCCGTCCCTACCCCGGCGGACGCCCGCATGGTCACGACCCGTTTAACGACCCGCTTGACCACCGAGGCAATCAACACCATCAGGATCAGCACGACCACCGCAATGGCAGCCTGTGGTAACAATGCAAAGAAGCCTTCAGTCAACCCGTTGACCGTCTGAACCGCCGCGTCGACATTCTGATTGAGAGAATCTAACTGTTCTTCCATGAAAAAGGTCACTGCCCCATTGTTGAATTATTCCTCATCCCGCGCATCAACTGAACTGCTATCCGGAACATTTAAACGTCCCGGATGTTGATGTTGTTATCGTTTTAGTGATCGCGCGAGCCCGTCATCACTGGATGAACGCACCATGATGCGAATGGTTCCACAAAAAACGAGAAAAAAATTTCTGGAAAAATCAGGAACTTTCAACGCGCTCTCCGCATTGGTTTTGCATCCAACGAAGCAAATGACTTTTTGCAAAAACGAAGGAGATTGCACCATGGCTGTAGCCAACAAATCTACTCAGACTTCTGCCAATACCAAGACTGCCAACACGTCTGATGCGGCGATCAACGAGCAGATCGACCAGCTTCGCGAAGACATCGCGGGCATCAGCAAGCTTCTTGCCAAACGCGGTTCCGAAGATGTGATCCGGTTTCAGGATCGCACCAAAGCCAACCTGCAGGCCGTTGCGGAGAAGGCAACCGACGTCCTGGGTGAAGCCAACAAGGAAGTCGGCCGTGCCGAGGCACGCATGATGCTTGAAATCCGCAAGAAACCGCTCGCCGCTGTCGGCATTGCCGCAGGCGTGGGCCTTCTGATCGGCCTGATGAGCCGCAAATAAACCATGTATGCGTTCGTAACCACCGTGGCAGACATGCTGGCCCCCGACCTCAAGGCAAGGGTACGCGATCAGGCAGAAGATGGTCTTCTGCTTGGGCTGGCCAGCGTGATCTGTCTGGTTGGTGCCGGTTTTGCGATGCTCGCCCTCTTTCTGGTTCTTGAGCAGCAACTCGGCGCCATCGAAGCGTCACTCATCATGGGGGCACTGGCGTTCCTGCTGAGCGCACTCATCCTGCTCATCGTTATGAGGCGCAGAAGACGCCGACGCATTCGCCGGGCCGTGCTGCGCGAACAGAATAGAGAGATCGCGGCAACCAGCGCCCTCTTGGGTCAGATGTCATCATCGCCCCTGTTGCTTCTGATCCTGGGCGTTGGTCTTGCCGCCGCCGGGTATGCCACGCGCAGCAAAGACTGAGCAAGGCACGACCCATTCCCGCAGCGAACATATTGAGAACTGAAAGGAGAAGACCATGTCTACCGCACAGGCAGTCCTTCAAATCGAACCGCACAGCTCCGAAATCGACACTGGCCTCGAGACAGCCTATCGCAAGGACATGTCCGAAGCCCTGTCCGACATTCTGGGCGCCACCTATAAGCTGACGATCATCAGCCACATCTATCACTGGAACGTGGTAGGCCCGCTGTTCAAGTCCCTGCATGAACTGACCGAGGAGCATTACAACGACCTCTTCGCGGCGGCTGATGTGATTGCCGAGCGCATCCGCGCGCTTGACAGTCTGGCTCCGGTCAAACAGCTGAGCTTTGAGACCTTTGTGCCCGAGCGTAGCGACATCAAGGACCTCAAGGCCTATGACATGATCGTCGACCTCATCGGCATGCATGAGAGTCTGGTGCGCACCATGCGACGCGCAGCCGCCGTTGCCGGCGAGCATGGCGACGTCGTGACCGAGGACATGCTGACCGCACGCCTGACCTTCCACGAAAAGGCACTGTGGATGTTGCGCGCCATCTCAGCCGAGTGAACCGATCACCCGGCAACTGCGTAACAGCCTATGGCTCACACCCCTCCCGCCCCTTCCGGTCGGGATGGGTGTCTCTCGTTCAGCGGCGGCAATCGCTCCCCTGATCGAGAAGTGCCAAAGGCCGCAACCATCAAACAGAACAGACCAAAGCTCAACAAGATGACCCGCAAAAAGATCCTGACACTCACCGCCTTTATTGCCATCTCCCTTGGCGGAGGCCTTTACATTGGCGCGACAAACCTGCCCGGCAATTGGTATCAGGACCTTGCAAAGCCTGCCCTGACGCCGCCATCCTGGTTGTTCGCCCCGGTCTGGACAATGCTTTACGTGCTGATCGGGATCGCCGGCGCCTATGCTTTCCGCTCCGATCACGCCCGCACGCTTTTGCCCGCTTGGAGATTGCAGATGCTCTTGAATTTTGTCTGGAGTCCTGTCGTCTTCTCTGCCCACAGTCTGATGCTGGGGCTGCTGGTCATCACCGCGCTGCTGGCAACCATTGTCTATTTTCTCATCCGTGCCGTGAAGACGGTGCCAATCGCGGCAGCTCTCTTTGCCCCATATCTGATCTGGGTCGGTTTCGCCACCTACCTCAACGCTGCCCTCGTCTTTCTCAACTAGAGTTCCTCCCGCTCATCAAAAACGAGACAACAAAAAAAAAACCGCGCTCCCCCAACAGGAGGATCGCTGTTTTCCTTTTCGGCCGGGAACCCAACCCAGAGAGACCGGCCGAAGAAACTCTCTGACCGGCGCTAGCTGACGAAGGCCTGAGACATCACCGACGCAGCACTTGCGTCCGGCTGATACGAACCATCTTCATCAAGAGACAGAAGTTCCTGCAGGCGGGCACGGGCGCGGTTGACCCGGCTCTTGATCGTCCCAACGGCGCAATCACAAACCTCGGCCGCCTCTTCATAGGACATGCCAGACGCACCGACGAGAATGATCGCCTCACGCTGATTGTCAGGGAGCTCGGAGAGAGCATTGCGGAAATCCTGCATGTCCATCATGCCATGCTGGGTCGGCTGGGTCGCCACATTGTTGGTGAAGGTTCCCTCGCTGTCCTGAATTTCCCGCCCGGCCTTGCGCATCTGGCTGTAGAATTCATTGCGAAGGATGGTGAAGAGCCAGGCCCGCATGTTTGTGCCGGCCTCAAAGCTTTCTTGTTTGGCCCAGGCCTTCATGACAGTGTCCTGCACCAGATCATCGGCCCGGTCCTGTTTGCCGCACAAAGACATCGCAAAGGCGCGAAGGCTGGGTAGCACCGCAAGCATTTCGCGCTTGAAGCCTCTATCGGTTTCCTGCATCTGGTTACCCCTCATTGCCATGTTTGGCCACTCGTTCAGCTTCATCAAGCTGTTCGAGCAGGTCGAGGAACCGATCAGGAATCGCCTCCTGTTCAGTATGCGTATAGAGCGCTTTCAGCTTTTGCGAGATCGCGTCATTGGGGTCCCAGTCTGCGCCCGTTCGGAGCTGTTGCCCCAACATGTCAGATGCGCTGAGCCCCGCCATTTTTCTTCCGTTACTTACCATTCTTGACACCACTCAGGTCAGAGAGTTTCCTCAGTTTCGCTATGAAAACGCCTCAATGTCAAAAAAGTTCCGATGGTTGCGGAACTTTTTTCTTGCTCACGAGTTGAAGCGCTATATTGAGCAATCAATTTTGGCAAAATCTGCCATCAAGTGCCATCAAGGAAAGGCTTTCGGATGACGCTCTCTACCCGCGTTGCTGCACATCTTCCCTATCTGCGGCGTTATGCACGCGCTGTGACGGGATCTCAAACCTCGGGCGATGCCTATGTGGCTGCCACTCTGGAGGCATTGATCGCCGACGTCACACTCTTCCCGGAAACCGGCAATGACCGTGTTTCCCTCTACAAGATCTTCACCCAGATTTATCAAAGTGCCAATGTCGAAGTGCCGACGGCCGAGTCTCCCTATGGCTGGGAGAGCCGCGCCGCGCGCAACCTGCAAATGGTTTCGCCGTCCGCACGACAGGCCTTCCTTCTGACATCGGTCGAGGAATTCTCGACAGGTGAGATCGCGACGATACTGGATCTGAACGACGAAGAAGTCGGAAGCCTTCTTGCCAAGGCATCGGAAGAAATCTCCCGACAGGTTGCGACC
The sequence above is drawn from the uncultured Cohaesibacter sp. genome and encodes:
- a CDS encoding HWE histidine kinase domain-containing protein — translated: MTNPDVLNEDLISLIEDEARLRTVKQIAGLGVSSDPDFDTVIDLIQTKFSADAVFVAIIGRTEVHYQASTGELLPEVEACDALARRCLEGFSGPMLLSADGKGVEEAVPVYVRGVPVRVGSQLLGSLCLIGVEEPSDDEAESAMSKDLLAQALLLGSLFELKRSARNNAMAELHLSRANVRYALALKAGGIATFSWDRDAAMIECDELSREFLDLEGVSQISTRQLLRQIDINDVRGVRETMDQMLSSDEDVSFEFRVRSTGRYLLALCHVLESDDEGKPSKLLGVVIDLTNSKQSEAKMRLLLREVNHRVKNMLAILQSLAGQTLRHSQTPEGFTRAFSGRLQALATSHGLLSDQEWDDIELSNLLRTQIKPYSSHFDEQVLIEGPSFSVDADTAIALGLAVHELATNAMRYGALSMREGRLKIAMSQQGSGATACLIIVWTEQGGPVLQEAHRQGFGSILIKHSLDKIIGSEVSVRFDPTGAIVRFSLPMNAS
- a CDS encoding mechanosensitive ion channel family protein; translated protein: MEEQLDSLNQNVDAAVQTVNGLTEGFFALLPQAAIAVVVLILMVLIASVVKRVVKRVVTMRASAGVGTALSRIAYTLTIFAGLLFSVAIVAPSIGAAELLQVLGVGSVAIGFAFRDILQNFLAGLLLLLRQPFFEGDWVKFGNHEGIVKEISTRSTWIKTFDGRDISIPNGEIFTNSLTVMTRDPMIRSDYEFGISYDADIEKAKNVILEVAKKVKGVSSEKGPDIGVSDLADSSVNLRLRWWTTTDDVYGAKLEMLQKVKEALDAADIPIPFPHRQLILDDDALEAVAARHGEAAVA
- a CDS encoding DUF883 C-terminal domain-containing protein, which encodes MAVANKSTQTSANTKTANTSDAAINEQIDQLREDIAGISKLLAKRGSEDVIRFQDRTKANLQAVAEKATDVLGEANKEVGRAEARMMLEIRKKPLAAVGIAAGVGLLIGLMSRK
- a CDS encoding DNA starvation/stationary phase protection protein; the encoded protein is MSTAQAVLQIEPHSSEIDTGLETAYRKDMSEALSDILGATYKLTIISHIYHWNVVGPLFKSLHELTEEHYNDLFAAADVIAERIRALDSLAPVKQLSFETFVPERSDIKDLKAYDMIVDLIGMHESLVRTMRRAAAVAGEHGDVVTEDMLTARLTFHEKALWMLRAISAE
- a CDS encoding TspO/MBR family protein, with protein sequence MAHTPPAPSGRDGCLSFSGGNRSPDREVPKAATIKQNRPKLNKMTRKKILTLTAFIAISLGGGLYIGATNLPGNWYQDLAKPALTPPSWLFAPVWTMLYVLIGIAGAYAFRSDHARTLLPAWRLQMLLNFVWSPVVFSAHSLMLGLLVITALLATIVYFLIRAVKTVPIAAALFAPYLIWVGFATYLNAALVFLN
- a CDS encoding sigma-70 family RNA polymerase sigma factor, with the protein product MQETDRGFKREMLAVLPSLRAFAMSLCGKQDRADDLVQDTVMKAWAKQESFEAGTNMRAWLFTILRNEFYSQMRKAGREIQDSEGTFTNNVATQPTQHGMMDMQDFRNALSELPDNQREAIILVGASGMSYEEAAEVCDCAVGTIKSRVNRARARLQELLSLDEDGSYQPDASAASVMSQAFVS
- a CDS encoding NepR family anti-sigma factor, which produces MAGLSASDMLGQQLRTGADWDPNDAISQKLKALYTHTEQEAIPDRFLDLLEQLDEAERVAKHGNEG
- a CDS encoding response regulator; translation: MTLSTRVAAHLPYLRRYARAVTGSQTSGDAYVAATLEALIADVTLFPETGNDRVSLYKIFTQIYQSANVEVPTAESPYGWESRAARNLQMVSPSARQAFLLTSVEEFSTGEIATILDLNDEEVGSLLAKASEEISRQVATDIMIIEDEPLIAMDIEQMVESLGHRVTGIARTHSEAIELYHSDKPKMVLADIQLADGSSGIDAVNDILKDSDIPVIFITAFPERLLTGERPEPTFLVTKPFNEDMVKALISQALFFESTGSTK